The Eptesicus fuscus isolate TK198812 chromosome 16, DD_ASM_mEF_20220401, whole genome shotgun sequence DNA window TCTCTGAATTTTGAAACCATTCATACAAAACATTATGAGCATGGTAGTGAGCAAACCCTGGAGGCTACAAGGAAGCAAAGGGACTCTCTAAGATCAAGAATGAACAGTTCTGTTTTGGAACAAAGCAGCAGTCCTTGGctaaggacttttaaaaaaggggggtgcAGAGAAACAACAGCCAAATGACTATTTTACATACACCTTGAATGATTTATCGCCCAGATTTGCAGGGGAAGATGGCTGGGTGAATGAGATGGCTGAGGCTTGGACCACAGGTCAGGAGCCACAGGAGTCTGCAGACTACAAATGGGCCTGGTTTGGGATTAGCCAGATTGATGGAACAGAACTTTGTCACTTTCCTTTGgggtggaaggggaggagggCCGGGCTGAAATGGAGGAAACAAATGGGTACTTTACAAAGCACAAGACACTTGCTCTGCAAAGAAACACAATGACCAAATTCATTAAAAAGATCTGGTGATGTATaacaatattttcattatttgagtGTATAACAATATAAGTCTAACACCAACCTCTCAGTTATATCTgctctcttttgtttttcaacCAGGAATTTCATTCTGTAGATACATTCAAAGGGTTGATTTTCAAAATATGGAGTGCCAGCATTAGCtcactttaaaaatgcaaaataatgaaatagaatggTCTTGCTTTTCCAGCTTCTCCAATTAAAAGTTACTCTGTTACCCCTAAATCAGGACTTCTTCCAAAGTGATCAGCAAAGGTTGCTTTTTAATAGAAAACAGTGTGAAATTGAATGGTAGTTCTTTTGTTAGGCAAATCGAGTAAGCAAACAGCTCCTAAAATTTTATATAGACCCACTGTCCAATCAACCACTAGCATTCTTGCTGGGGAAACAGGACTTCATCTCACGTGCCGGTGGTGTCCATCATTAAGAACCACCACACCCAACCCTCAGCTTTCCAATGAGGCCGTCTTCGCTTGCCCCTGCAGACCCTCAAACACGGAGGAAGTTTACATCCACTCCAGGTTTTAAATTTGCTGGGCAGGGCTATTACAATAGCAAGAGAAATAAGGAAACAAGAAAGCCAAGAAAAGTAAATTGtggtttcttattttcattttttcttctttctgtttaaCAAATATGGCCTTTTTCAGATTTCACAAATCAAAATGATTGTGATTTTTAGTACTATCTGGTGTTTAAAATAATGCAACCCAACACAGGCCATCTGGCTAGGCTTGATTTATGAAAGTGACACAGGGTCTGTCTGGAAGAAATAACTGCTCCTTGTTGCTCGCACAGTTTTCCGGGTTTTTTAACCCCTGCATTGATATCTTAGGGGGAGGAAGTAAGGATGAGAGAAGGCAAAAAGTGAGTGACAGCTAAATGAGATTAGGGGGAAATTATCCTATAAAATCACTGCTTTATGGccccaaatactttttaaaagtccaGTATGAAAGGACTCAACTAAGCAGTCTTTAGTCCTCACAACCTGAGGCATCACACTTTCACTTTCCCACATGGTAAATATTGATACATCGATGTGATAAATGTGACCGCTCTGCAGGGTGTATCTAAGGAGCGATCCAAAAGCTAAAAACCCCAGGGTCAGTGAAGGCCATACAGAATCACACTGGAGAAACACCAAAACACAGACTTGTAGACTTCGAGGTCTGAGCTGGTAATCACACCAGCGTGGACCAATGCAGGATTTTAGAACTCCCTTCTTTCattacagaaacaaacaaacaaaacaaaccctaaAACGGCTTAATAATTTAAACCTAATTACATAATCATCAATGGAATAGTTGTAAGCTATTCTTCGCAACTGttaatcttcagaaaaaaaagaaagagacatagcaatatggtgggggaagagaggaaaaagagaagctAAACTTTGGAAAAGGGCTCTGTATTAACCATTAATAACCAGTTGGCACATTTTTACTGGTGATGCAATCCAATCTTTTGATAAAGATGATGAAGAACACAGGTATCTCCAAGGAAAGTAGTAAATACTCCCCTAAAAAATCCACtaaaattaaggaaagaaaaagattgtgAAACTGACAGCTTACCAGGGAGTGCCAAGTAGAGAGTACTAGCATTTCTGTCCTTTGCTCTAGATTTACAAACACACCTCAGTGCAGCAGCGCGACTGGGCTTCCTCAGCGCCGTCGCTCAAGGGTGTGcgtcagtaaaaaaatattttctagctaTTTTCTTCCCACACAGTGTTTACGCATCAGACACAGACTATTTCATtctaacaaatttattttctcgaTCAGCTCTTACGGAATCACTACTCAAATTAAATTACAATCAAATGATCACATCAAAAGATACCCTTATTACCTAACAACTGtccatattttcatttcattttgatttgTGCTCGTCTGAAAAAAACACGTAATACAAGATctggggaaaaataaattaccatTTTGCAGCAGTTCATAAGTattctgaataaaatattaaaagaagtcatttaatgaaaatataaagcaaatatttttagatCAACAACGGATCTAACAATCTATATTGCCGTCTTTTGAAAAGTCTGTTTATTAAAACCTACCAAAAACACTGCTTGGAAATGGCAGTATTATAATCACAGCCACAGCACCCATTCGATCAAAGTTGGCAACGGATTGAGAAGCGAAGTCCAAGACGTGCAGCGGCTGGTGCTCAGTCTTTCTAAATCCCTTTATGAGtcagtccagaaataaaaaataaaaaatattaataaaaattattagcgGTGGAATCTTGAGGCATCCTCCGTCCGAGAGGCAGCCCTCGCAGCCGGGCTGTGGCCGGGCCTCCCTCCGTGCCCAGTCTGCGGCCCGCGCGGCCCCCTCCGCGACGGAGGAGCGGACGTGCCCTGCGCCCGCCCGGGCCTCTCCCTCTGTTCTTTCGGGATGTTTTTATTTCCAAGGTTATTTGAAGGAAAGGCATCCTTTTGGCTTTGCTCGTCAGCTTGTTAATTTCAGAAGCTGTGCCTATTATTTCTGCTGgagactgttcttttttcctccttcccgTTTCATGGTTTATTTGTCCCCAAATGACCGAATATGGCCAAGAAGAGCCGGTTCCCAGCAGAGTCGTCCCTGATCAAGCCCGGTGCCTGTGCGTCCTTTCAGAGGGCTCCCAGGAAGCCAAGTTCCGGTCGGTCGGTCGGTCCCTTTAGGCAGCCCTTTggcgggaggcggagggaggggcttttttttttcaagaggcGAGGAcgaggcaggtgctgggtgctgTCCACCACCGTCGCCCTGGGGGGCTTCTCAGGGTGGGCAAAACCTCACGAGTGCAGTTTGGGTGCGCTGGGTATCttcaccctttttaaaaaacaaaaacaagaacaaaaaacgAAACATCACCACGGTATGAATGAGATCCCAGGGTCGCCCCCTTTCCTCTTGTGGATACCGGTTCGGTTCGGTGTTtatgatgttttgtgttttgtcccTCTTCTCTAGGCCTCAAAAACCGCCTGGCCGGCCAGTCTCTCTTGTCTTTCCTCCAAGGGCGAGCTGCCTGTCTttgggcggcggggagggcggcggggaCCGGGCGGACCGGGTGCGGGGTAGGCGCGGCGTTGGCGTTGGCGGCGTTGGCGGCGGCTCTCCGGTCGCTGCGCCCCGGCCTTCACTGCACGCTGGTCGGCAGCCCGTGGTGCGGCGGCGGCGTGTCGGCGCTGACGGTGCCCACTTGCGAGTAGACGTCGTCCGGCGTCTGCTGTTGGATCCCGGGCGGCGTCATGCGCTTCTCCTTCTGGCGCCGGTTGCAGAACCAAACCCGCACCACCTCCTTCTCGAGCTGCAGGCTGTCGGCCAGGTTGGTGATCTCCTGCGCGGAGGGCTTGGGGCACTTGAGGAAGTGGCTCTCGAGCGCGCCCTTGACGCTCACCTCGATGGAGGTCCGCTTCTTGCGCTTGCGGCCCTGCGCCGCGATCTTGTCGATGCTCGTGGGGCTGCCGGTGCTCGAGTCCGCCTCCTCCAGCCACTTGTTCAGCAGCGGCTTGAGCTTGCACATGTTCTTGAAGCTCAGCTGCAGGGCCTCGAAGCGGCAGATGGTGGTCTGCGAGAACACGTTGCCGTACaaggtgcccagggccagccccacgTCCGCCTGCGTGAAGCCCAGCTTGATGCGCCGCTGCTTGAACTGCTTGGCGAACTGCTCCAGGTCGTCGGACGTCGGCGTGTCCTCGTCCGAGTGCGGGTCGTGGCTGTTGAGTCccggccccgcgccgccgccgtgGTGCGGGGGCCCCTGCGCGTGGTGCGGGTGCGGCGGGTgcgcgtggtggtggtggtggtggtggtggtccgCCAGCTCGGGGGTGTCCCCGCGCACCAGCCCCGGGTGGACCAGGCTCTgggcgccgccgcccgcgccgccgccgccgccgccgggcccgGGCGGCGCGCTCAGCATGCCGTTCACCGTGAAGCCGCCGGGCTGCGAGTAGAGCAGGCTCtgcggcggcggctgctggcctCCGGCCATGGACGGGaggtgcgcggcggcggcggcggcggcggcggcagcggcggcggcggcggcggccccccagcccccggggTGGCCCTGgtgcgggggcggcggcgggggcccgAGGTGCGGGGGCCCGCGGTGGTGCAGCGCGGTGCCCGCGTGCAGGTCCTCCCGCCCGGCACCGCCCTTCACGTCGGGgccctgcggcggcggcggcggcggctgctgggGGCTGCCGGCCATGCCCACGGCGCTGCCGGACCACGGCGAGCTCGCCtccacggcggcggcggcggcggcggcggcggcggcggcggcgtggggCAGGGCCGTGACCCACTGATGCGCGTGGCTGAGCATATGGCCGCCGTTGCTGGCGGCCATGGCCCCCTGCATGAAGTCGCTTTGGACCATCTTGACGGAGGACGGGTCCCCCCGGTAGGCGCCGGAGGTCACCGCGGCGCTGCCGGGCTGCAtgccgcccccgcctccccccgcgccgccgccgccccccgcgccgccgcccccccccgccgccggctcCCGCCGCGTCCGAGTGTACGATGGAGCCGGCCGCCAGCAGGCCGTTCCCCGGCAGGTAGGGGTTAGAAGCCGCCGTGGCCATGCCGCTCCGCTCCCGCCACCCCACCGCCgccaccaccgccgccgccgccgcagcagccgcggccgccgccgctgccgccgcgccCCCCGCTTcccgcctccttccctcactcctcccccgcccccgccccgggccccacTCGGCCCCCAGTCGGCCCGCCGCCttcgccgccgcctccgccgcccccgccgccgccgccgcggcccctGGCTGGAGCTGCAAGGCCGCTCGGCAGGGCGCGGGGGTCGCGGGCCGGCCtctggcggcggcagcagcagcagcagcagcgctcTGCAGAGGGGGGCTAGCTTCTCGGGGCGCGTGCCTTAGCCGCCCccttcacgggggggggggttcttggccgccccccagccccggcgCGTTCGGCTGGCTCCAGCGGGGCTCGCCGGGCGGGGCGCGGGCCTGCGCTCGGGCTCTCGGGCGGGTCTCGGgctcccactcctcctcctgtCCCGGGAGCGCGGACTCTGTCCGGGCGCGGGGCTCGCTCCACCTGCTCAGTGGCGATTTCACAGGAGACAACAAAGGAAGAagcccttcctttcttcttgaaCCAAATGATGGGTGACCCGCAGCCGGCCTGCTCCTTCCCCGGGCCGCTCTCCTCTCCTCAGGAACGCATTTCGCTCCTGGTCCTCCGGAGTAGTAAAACTTTCCGAGTCCCGGAAGGCGTGGTGATGCTGGCTGCTGGCGTGCGCGGAGCGGAGAGCTGGCTCCTGCTCTCCCTTCTGGTCCTCTGCTTTCAAGTTGTTCTCTGTCCTAGGAAAACTTCTAGCGCTGCTGCATTTCTCTGCAGGTGCTATTGCCGGAGCTCTTGGTTGCCTCTGAAACAAGAGTCCTTCTTCATCCTCCTCGCAACAGTCACAGTTTGATGCGACATCTTTCCTTTTGGGCAGAAATGAGGAAACAAATAtaacaaggaaaaaaattcaaCAGGAGAAAAAATGAGGTCGAATGACTTTTACCTTGTTGCTGAAGGTTGGggttggtgttttatttttccccagcagttgtctggaggaggaggaggaggagaaggaggaggaggaggaggaggaggagggagagtgcaTTGGTGGAGATGGAGGGGTGTGTGCGCATAGAGGGGATCCTTGATACACAACCAACTCCAGTGGGCGCGTTGTGCGGCTTGTCGGGTGCACGGCTGGCGCTGGCGCTGGCGCGGGCCGTGCCGGAGCGGAGTTGCAGCGGGCGCTCCCTCCGCGCCCTGGTTTGCGcgctctcttcctccctcactttccctcttcctccctctctcccttttcgcccgcccgcccgcccgcccgccggcgcTCCGATCTGACAGTTCGctctccgtccctccctctcGGAGCGGGGACTGTCGAATGTTTACCCTCCGCGGCGAGCGCGCACCCACCACCACACTTTCCCAAATACAAGGAAGTCGAGCACCAGGGCCCCCGCTGATTGGCTACCTGCTGGGTGATTGGCAGGCCCGGAATGACTGGCTCAGGACGCGAGGCCCCCCTTCCGGCCGTTCCGATTGGTTGCTTTTTAATTTAGGCAGAGCCTCGTAGACGCTGGAAAGCTGCTgtcccccaggctccctccccctggccgctttctccgccccgccccgctcccgccaccgctgccgcCACATCTTAACTCTTAGTGTCCGGCCGAGTTGTAGGCGTCCCCTCCGCGGCCCTGGGCGTTCGCTGGAGGCCtggcaggagggaaggaaagggagagaaaagggacaGAGCGGGGCAGAATCGGAGGGAGACAAAGAGGGGGGAAATGCATGAAATACAGCAACCAACCCACTCCACCCAGGACTGCGTCGTGCTGcggccctcccgccccctcccatcCCAGAGACTTGTGAAGCGCCCGGCGAGGAGGCCCCTTTGGAGCTAGTACCTAGAGACAGAGGTGTCCCCCAGTGGTTTCAAAGTTTCCTTTTTCCGtcaccagccggcccccatctCTGTTCAGCGGGGGTGGGAAAGGGGAGCTCGCAGCGCCGAGAGCTCGGGTCGCGGCCAGGCTTCTTGGAAATCCGCCACCGCAACTTTCCGCAGCGGCTGCGCGCCGGCGCGGCCCCTTTGTTTAAGGGCGCGGATGCCGCCCCTGGGAAGCCCTCGGCCGGGGACCAGGCAGGGCCCGCGCGTGCGGGACGGACCGCTCGCTGCCGGGCGGCGCTCGCCCCCACTTCtcgccccccctccctccgccctccccttccttctccggGTCAGGCAGGTAGCTGGCGAGACCTTGTGGTTTTGGAGGGTGCGGGTCAGCGAAGCCGGGCGCAGTGTTTGAAAAGCAGCCAGGACGGCCTTTCCCCATAGACACAGCGTAAGTGTTTTCCATCCCCGCGGCTCGAGGAATTCCCGCCGCAgcggggccggcctgggggacCGGGATCCGCTCGCCGCGCCTCCCGCCGCTTACCTGGGTgtgctc harbors:
- the POU3F3 gene encoding LOW QUALITY PROTEIN: POU domain, class 3, transcription factor 3 (The sequence of the model RefSeq protein was modified relative to this genomic sequence to represent the inferred CDS: inserted 2 bases in 1 codon), translating into MATAASNPYLPGNGLLAAGSIVHSDAAGAGGXGGGGGAGGGGGAGGGGGGMQPGSAAVTSGAYRGDPSSVKMVQSDFMQGAMAASNGGHMLSHAHQWVTALPHAAAAAAAAAAAAVEASSPWSGSAVGMAGSPQQPPPPPPQGPDVKGGAGREDLHAGTALHHRGPPHLGPPPPPPHQGHPGGWGAAAAAAAAAAAAAAAAHLPSMAGGQQPPPQSLLYSQPGGFTVNGMLSAPPGPGGGGGGAGGGAQSLVHPGLVRGDTPELADHHHHHHHHAHPPHPHHAQGPPHHGGGAGPGLNSHDPHSDEDTPTSDDLEQFAKQFKQRRIKLGFTQADVGLALGTLYGNVFSQTTICRFEALQLSFKNMCKLKPLLNKWLEEADSSTGSPTSIDKIAAQGRKRKKRTSIEVSVKGALESHFLKCPKPSAQEITNLADSLQLEKEVVRVWFCNRRQKEKRMTPPGIQQQTPDDVYSQVGTVSADTPPPHHGLPTSVQ